A window of Salmo trutta chromosome 33, fSalTru1.1, whole genome shotgun sequence genomic DNA:
CTGGTGGGCACAGCGCCGGATGATTGCGGGAGTGATCCGGATGATCTGCTTATGTACGCTAGCACCAAAAAGGATCTGCTCTTTAGCAACAAGCGCATTAATATCTGCAGCAAGAATGGGACTGTACGTGGTGTGAAGAACAAAGTCAGTGCAGGTCAAGCGCTGTTCAACAACCTTTCCAACCTCTCCAACGTGTATACAGTGAGTAATTTAACAGTGTTATATTCCTCATAGCTATCCTAGCAGGCTTGTGTTTACTTTAGGGAAAAGTCACACAGTGTCAAAACACATCATCGTGAGACTTTTGGATCATGCTTGATTTTGGACATCGGGAGACTTGAAAGCAGTATAAAACTTCAATGTATCAAAAGCGGACTAATGAATAATATATGAAAAAATTGTTTCAGTAAAATTCCCCTTTAATAACAATTCACCTTTCTAGTCACACTTTACAGTGTGTCCCTAATACCTATGCAATTACAGGGCAACTACAGTGAAGGTAC
This region includes:
- the grxcr1b gene encoding glutaredoxin domain-containing cysteine-rich protein 1, coding for MEGTTSRQDKEKAQRTVRFRVASANSGRILTEVFKDDTLTLCGSVTDSVDSDCTSNSESEQASSPPTSEANGHLCGLVGTAPDDCGSDPDDLLMYASTKKDLLFSNKRINICSKNGTVRGVKNKVSAGQALFNNLSNLSNVYTVSNLTVLYSS